The following are encoded in a window of Acropora muricata isolate sample 2 chromosome 6, ASM3666990v1, whole genome shotgun sequence genomic DNA:
- the LOC136920876 gene encoding protein flightless-1 homolog — protein MAEGVLPFVRGLDLTRNDFKKLDFPKRVADMPNLRWLKLNKTGLESLPDELSHLMKLEHLSLKENKLASIHGDLSTLSHLRVINARQNQLKNSGIPSDIFGLEDLLTIDFSHNQLKEVPPELENAKALIVLSLSHNKISVISNQLFINLTDLIYLDLGNNQIESIPPQLRRLVHLQTLILNNNPLLHAQLRQLPSLTQLHTLHLRNTQRTVSNMPSKLESLVNLADLDLSYNDLPRVPEPVYLIASLKRVNLSHNQITEVSSLIDTWTHIEVLNLSRNQLTGLPAALCKLVALKKLFINGNNINFEGLPTGIGKLYNLEIFMAACNKLECIPEGLCRCIQLRKLILHTNCLFTLPEGIHFLTNLEELDTRNNPELEMPPKPVPDELGSGPEFYNVDFTLQTQLRMATGAPPPPLTQKDAYARKMRMRGRRHHGQPDDLKGMVEDAEEKKATGKNKKLVSRQSSDEPEKLLKGRKWNESLVKPNLNYQDFFHDDVGQEPGLTVWQIENFLPVAVDELFYGKFYEADCYIILKTSFDDTDQLDWQIFYWIGKEASLDKKACSAIHAVNLRNFLGAETRTIREEQEDESDEFLELFENGTSYVDGGTASGFYTVEDPIYPTRLFRILKTSKVMLEPVEVSTSALDPTFSFVLDAGLKIFIWSGERAKGTTKTKGRLFAEKLSKNDRKNKAEIIMCQTGDEPGEFWRLLGGRPVEPIVEKPEYNEPPPTPILYQVALGLGYLELPQVDIPDGKLSVKMLDSKNVYILDCQSEIFVWIGRKSARLVRAAAMKLSQELYSMIDRPSFTIQLRNLQGAESHMFKARFVGWDDVLAVDYTLSADYVAKASKQLGITNITSKEAQAKLQKVAKVDLSALFTTRQQPVPNSEQEQFVEEWNEDLDGMECFVLEGRKFVRLPEEEIGHFYTGDCYVFLCRYWVPVEQQEEDDEEEEPIEQEEDFQCVVYFWQGRDANQMGWLTFTFSLKKKFELLFGDKLEVLKTNQQQEAPRFLAHFKGKFIIHKGKRKEQDPGEKSKAKLYHIRSSGGILAKRVIEIEPSARHLNSEFCYILKVPFENYSEEGIIYVWIGSEVSESEADHAKEIGNEIWDSGFTVQIVNEGGEPENFFWVGIGGRKEYDKSAEYIKYARLFRCSNEKGYFAVSEKCSDFCQDDLASDDVMILDTGHEVFVWMGPQSSDVERKMAIKSTQVYIQHLMQLDTTCPIRKLRCTFRGREPHQFTRCFHGWGEFHDPKS, from the exons atggcggaaggTGTGCTTCCTTTCGTTCGTGGTCTTGATTTGACCAGGAATGACTTCAAG AAACTGGATTTCCCGAAACGAGTGGCAGATATGCCGAATTTACGATGGTTGAAATTGAACAAGACTGGTTTAGAGTCTTTACCAGACGAGCTCTCGCACCTTATGAAACTG GAACATTTATCACTAAAGGAAAACAAGTTAGCAAGTATCCATGGAGACCTTTCTACTCTTTCCCACTTAAGA GTAATCAATGCTCGTCAAAATCAGTTGAAGAATTCTGGAATTCCAAGTGATATTTTTGGTCTTGAGGATCTCCTGACTATT GATTTTAGCCATAATCAGCTGAAAGAG GTTCCTCCTGAGTTGGAGAATGCCAAAGCACTCATTGTCTTATCTCTTAGTCACAATAA GATTTCTGTCATTTCAAATCAGCTGTTTATCAACTTAACAGACTTGATTTACCTCGACCTTGGAAATAATCAGATAG AATCCATTCCTCCACAGCTTAGAAGACTTGTACACTTGCAGACTCTG ATACTGAACAACAATCCACTTCTTCATGCTCAACTAAG ACAGTTGCCATCTTTGACACAGTTACACACACTCCACCTACGAAATACACAG AGAACAGTGTCAAACATGCCAAGTAAATTGGAATCACTAGTGAATCTGGCAG ACCTTGATTTGTCATACAATGATCTGCCAAGAG TTCCAGAGCCAGTGTACTTGATTGCCAGCCTTAAAAGGGTTAACTTGTCACATAATCAGATCACTGAAGTGTCCTCACTCATTg ATACTTGGACTCACATTGAGGTATTGAACTTATCAAGAAATCAACTTACAGGACTTCCA GCAGCACTTTGCAAGCTTGTGGCTCTTAAGAAATTGTTTATAAATG gcaATAACATTAACTTTGAGGGCCTTCCTACTGGAATTGGAAAGCTCTACAACCTT GAGATCTTCATGGCAGCATGCAATAAACTTGAATGTATTCCTGAAGGATTGTGCAG GTGTATTCAGCTACGTAAACTCATCCTTCACACAAATTGTTTGTTTACTCTGCCAGAAGGAATTCACTTTTTAACAAACTTGGAg GAACTTGATACACGTAATAATCCTGAGTTGGAAATGCCTCCCAAGCCAGTCCCTGATGAGCTCGGCAGTGGCCCTGAGTTTTACAATGTGGATTTCACACTACAGACCCAGCTGAGAATGGCCACTGGGGCACCGCCCCCACCACTCA CCCAGAAAGATGCTTATGCCAGAAAG ATGCGGATGAGAGGAAGGCGACACCATGGGCAGCCAGATGACCTTAAG GGTATGGTAGAAGATGCAGAGGAGAAGAAAGCAACTGGAAAAAATAAGAAGTTGGTCTCAAGA CAAAGCAGTGATGAGCCGGAAAAGTTGTTGAA AGGAAGAAAGTGGAATGAGTCTTTAGTCAAACCCAACTTAAATTATCAAGATTTCTTTCATGATGATGTTGGACAGGAACCTG GTTTGACTGTGTGGCAGATCGAAAACTTTTTGCCAGTTGCCGTCGATGAAT TATTTTATGGAAAGTTTTATGAAGCAGATTGCTACATTATCCTGAAG aCAAGTTTTGATGACACAGACCAGCTTGACTGGCAGATCTTTTACTGGATTGGAAAAGAAGCTTCT CTTGACAAGAAGGCATGTTCTGCCATCCATGCAGTGAATCTGAGAAACTTCCTTGGTGCAGAGACACGAACTATT CGTGAAGAACAGGAAGATGAGTCTGATGAATTCTTAGAACTCTTTGAAAATGGAACCAGTTATGTGGATG GTGGAACAGCCAGTGGATTTTACACAGTTGAGGACCCA ATATATCCAACCAGACTATTTAGGATTCTCAAGACATCTAAAGTTATGCTGGAGCCA GTGGAGGTCAGCACTTCAGCGCTGGATCCAACTTTCTCCTTTGTCTTGGATGCTGGTCTCAAGATCTTTATCTGGTCTGGTGAAAGG GCAAAGGGGACAACAAAAACCAAAGGAAG GCTATTTGCTGAGAAGCTGAGCAAAAATGATAGGAAAAACAAAGCAGAAATCATCATGTGTCAAACA ggAGATGAACCAGGAGAATTCTGGAGATTACTCGGTGGACGTCCAGTTGAACCCATTGTG gaaaaaCCAGAGTATAATGAACCCCCTCCTACACCAATCCTCTATCAGGTTGCCTTGGGACTTGGTTATCTTGAGCTGCCACAAG tggaTATTCCTGATGGCAAGCTATCTGTAAAAATGCTGGATAGTAAGAATGTTTACATTCTGGACTGCCAATCAGAGATATTTGTTTG GATTGGCCGTAAATCAGCTCGCTTGGTCCGTGCTGCTGCAATGAAGCTATCTCAGGAGTTGTATTCAATGATAGATCGGCCATCATTCACAATTCAATTACGCAACCTTCAGGG GGCAGAGTCCCACATGTTCAAGGCCCGATTTGTTGGGTGGGATGATGTGCTTGCTGTTGACTACACTCTTAGCGCTGATTACGTCGCAAAGGCTTCTAAACAGCTTGGGATCACT AATATAACATCAAAAGAAGCTCAAGCTAAACTCCAGAAGGTTGCCAAG GTTGATTTATCTGCACTGTTCACCACACGACAACAGCCTGTCCCAAACAGTGAACAG GAACAGTTTGTAGAGGAGTGGAATGAGGATCTTGATGGAATGGAATGCTTTGTGTTAGAAGGAAGAAAATTTGTCAGACTGCCTGAAGAAGAGATAG GTCATTTCTACACTGGGGACTGTTACGTATTCCTTTGCCGTTACTGGGTGCCGGTCGAGCAGCAGGAGGAAgatgacgaagaagaagaaccaATCGAACAAGAGGAAGACTTTCAGTGTGTTGTTTACTTCTGGCAG GGAAGAGATGCAAATCAGATGGGCTGGCTAACTTTTACATTCAG TCTTAAGAAGAAGTTTGAATTGCTGTTTGGTGATAAACTGGAAGTTTTGAAGACCAACCAG caACAAGAAGCACCAAGATTTTTGGCTCATTTCAAAGGGAAGTTTATCATTCACAAG ggaaagagaaaggaacaaGACCCAGGGGAGAAAAGCAAAGCCAAATTATACCACATCCGTTCAAGTGGAGGAATATTGGCCAAGAGAGTAATTGAG ATTGAGCCCAGTGCCAGGCACCTGAACTCGGAATTCTG CTACATCTTAAAAGTTccatttgaaaattattctgaGGAAGGGATCATTTATGTCTGGATTGGCAG CGAAGTCAGCGAATCTGAAGCCGACCATGCCAAGGAAATTGGAAATGAAATCTGGGAT AGTGGCTTTACAGTTCAAATTGTAAATGAAGGTGGTGAACCAGAAAACTTTTTCTGGGTTGGTATTGGAGGAAGGAAAGAGTATGACAAG TCAGCAGAGTATATCAAGTATGCTCGATTGTTCCGCTGCTCCAATGAAAAAGGCTACTTTGCTGTATCTGAGAAGTGTTCAGATTTCTGTCAG GATGACTTGGCAAGTGATGATGTAATGATTCTGGACACCGGACATGAG GTATTTGTTTGGATGGGACCCCAGTCAAGTGATGTTGAGAGAAAAATGGCCATCAAGAGCACTCAG GTTTACATTCAGCACCTCATGCAGCTAGATACAACTtgtccaatcagaaagctgCGCTGCACTTTCAGAGGAAGGGAGCCCCATCAGTTTACGAGGTGTTTTCATGGTTGGGGTGAATTTCATGATCCGAAGTCTTGA
- the LOC136920877 gene encoding growth factor receptor-bound protein 2-like — protein MEAQAKFAFVASQEDELSFEKGSILNVLDKDSDKNWCKAEQGNQEGWIPNSYIAMKPHGWYHGKITRKQAEEALLQIQHEGAFVVRESESTPGEFSLSARSGNMVQHFKIFKDDERKYYLWLRKFPSLNQLVEYHRTNSISKTQHILLNEVDFKSEMVQAMYTFAAQDHDELSFQAGDWITVLDKSNPSWWKGQVHGYVGIFPRNYVSPPKQRTMSS, from the exons ATGGAAGCTCAAGCCAAATTCGCTTTTGTTGCTTCACAGGAGGATGAGCTGTCCTTCGAAAAGGGTTCTATCTTGAAT GTGTTAGACAAAGATTCAGACAAAAACTGGTGTAAAGCGGAACAAGGCAATCAAGAAGGATGGATCCCAAATTCCTACATAGCCATGAAACCTCACGG CTGGTAtcatggtaaaattacaagaaaacaAGCCGAAGAAGCACTCCTTCAGATTCAGCACGAAGGAGCCTTTGTAGTAAGAGAGAGTGAAAGCACGCCag GTGAATTTTCCTTATCTGCCAG GAGTGGGAACATGGTACagcacttcaaaatttttaaagatgatgaaagaaaatattaCTTATGGCTCAGAAAGTTTCCATCCCTGAATCAGCTGGTTGAATATCACAGAACAAATTCTATTAGCAAAACACAGCATATCCTTCTTAATGAAGTGGATTTCAAA AGTGAGATGGTTCAAGCAATGTACACATTCGCTGCCCAAGATCACGACGAGCTTAGCTTCCAGGCTGGGGATTGGATAACCGTTCTGGATAAAAGCAACCCCAGCTGGTGGAAAGGACAAGTTCACGGCTATGTTGGAATCTTCCCACGCAATTACGTCTCTCcaccaaaacaaagaaccatGTCATCTTGA